A portion of the Gossypium arboreum isolate Shixiya-1 chromosome 8, ASM2569848v2, whole genome shotgun sequence genome contains these proteins:
- the LOC108470166 gene encoding VAN3-binding protein, with protein MGTGFYSDWKTGCLFGLENLEEDGVLKAASSLPAIRQPQTPKEPMEFLSRSWSLSASELSKALSQKQKQFEFNHNPSSFPDTIVAPQIAGKVLNSIHARKSGSIGKWFQHHKELGTNTVKKKDKIRAENARVHSAVSVAGLAAGLAALAAAGKSNGTTTGSKMSTALASATQLLASHCVELAELAGADNDRVGSVVKSAVDIQTAGDLMTLTAAAATALRGEAAVRARLPKEAKKNAAISPYERTMTEAYWSPDFLTQTKEPNPPCEGELLQHTRKGVLRWKRVNVYINKKSQVMIKLKSKHVGGAFSKNNKCIVYGVCDETSAWPYRKERETCEELYFGLKTGQGLLEFKCKSKIHKQKWVDGIQNLLRQVSYTQAAELSLEPLSIDNTI; from the exons ATGGGAACTGGGTTTTATTCAGATTGGAAGACTGGTTGTTTGTTCGGGTTAGAGAATTTAGAAGAGGATGGAGTGCTTAAAGCAGCATCGTCTTTACCAGCTATCCGTCAGCCACAAACACCAAAGGAGCCTATGGAGTTCTTGTCTAGATCATGGTCCTTATCTGCATCTGAACTTTCCAAAGCCCTTTCTCAGAAACAGAAACAGTTCGAGTTCAATCATAATCCAAGTTCATTTCCAGACACCATTGTTGCACCTCAAATT GCTGGGAAAGTCTTGAATTCGATTCATGCTCGAAAAAGTGGATCGATTGGGAAATGGTTTCAACACCACAAGGAATTAGGCACCAACACAGTGAAGAAGAAAGATAAGATACGTGCGGAAAATGCTCGGGTGCACTCTGCTGTTTCGGTTGCTGGACTAGCTGCAGGTTTGGCAGCTTTAGCCGCAGCTGGAAAGTCCAATGGGACAACCACAGGCTCAAAGATGAGCACGGCATTGGCATCTGCAACTCAACTTTTGGCATCACATTGCGTTGAATTAGCTGAACTAGCCGGGGCTGATAATGATCGTGTTGGTTCTGTTGTTAAATCAGCCGTTGATATTCAAACTGCTGGTGATCTGATGACTCTCACAGCAGCAGCTGCAACAG CTTTGAGAGGAGAAGCAGCTGTGAGAGCCAGATTGCCAAAAGAAGCAAAGAAAAACGCAGCCATAAGTCCTTACGAGAGGACCATGACGGAAGCTTATTGGTCTCCTGACTTTCTTACTCAAACGAAGGAGCCAAATCCTCCTTGTGAGGGCGAACTATTGCAACACACACGAAAAGGTGTACTTAGATGGAAACGAGTCAATGTCTACATCAACAAGAAATCTCAg GTCATGATTAAGCTAAAAAGCAAACACGTTGGAGGGGCATTTTCTAAGAACAATAAAT GCATTGTTTATGGAGTTTGTGATGAGACCTCTGCATGGCCATACAGAAAAGAGAGGGAAACCTGTGAGGAACTCTATTTCGGTCTCAAAACAGGACAAggtcttctagaattcaagtgtAAAAGCAAGATCCATAAGCAGAAATGGGTCGATGGGATTCAAAATCTTCTCCGGCAAGTCAGCTATACCCAAGCAGCTGAGCTTTCTCTCGAACCTTTGAGTATCGACAACACCATATAG
- the LOC108470167 gene encoding formyltetrahydrofolate deformylase 2, mitochondrial-like: MALTRRVSSSIPHFFGFAERSFKSYKLPGGPSSSSSLTHGIHVFHCPDQVGIVAKLSECIASRGGNILGADIFVPEKKNVFYSRNEFLFDPVKWPREQMDEDFLNLSKLFSATRSVVRVPDLDPKFKIGILASKQDHCLVDLLHRWQEGRLPVEITCVISNHERGPNTHVIRFLERNNIPYHFLNTTKENKREGEILELVLDTDFLVLARYMQILSGNFLRTYGKDVINIHHGLLPSFKGGNPSKQAFDAGVKLIGATSHFVTEELDSGPIIEQMVERVSHRDNLESFVQKSENLERQCLAKAMRSYCELRVLPYEENRTVVF; encoded by the exons ATGGCACTCACAAGACGAGTCTCATCAAGCATTCCCCATTTTTTTGGATTTGCAGAGAGGTCTTTCAAATCTTACAAATTACCCGGAGgtccctcttcttcttcctctctaaCCCATGGCATCCACGTCTTCCACTGCCCC gaCCAAGTTGGGATAGTTGCAAAGCTATCAGAATGCATAGCTTCAAGAGGAGGAAACATACTTGGGGCCGatatttttgtccctgaaaaaaAGAACGTCTTTTATTCCAGAAA TGAGTTTCTTTTTGACCCTGTCAAATGGCCTCGGGAGCAAATGGATGAAGACTTCCTAAATCTTTCAAAACTGTTCAGCGCTACGAGATCAGTTGTCAGGGTCCCTGATCTTGATCCCAAGTTTAAAATTGGTATCCTTGCTTCAAAACAG GACCATTGCCTGGTAGATTTGCTACACCGATGGCAGGAGGGAAGACTTCCAGTTGAAATTACTTGTGTGATAAG TAATCATGAAAGAGGCCCAAACACTCATGTGATACGCTTTCTTGAAAGGAATAATATCCCATATCATTTTTTGAACACTACAAAAGAGAACAAAAGAGAAGGGGAGATCTTAGAGTTAGTTCTAGATACTGATTTTCTGGTACTTGCCAGGTATATGCAG ATTTTATCTGGTAATTTTTTGAGGACATATGGGAAGGATGTAATTAACATTCACCATGGCCTTTTGCCATCATTTAAGGGTGGGAATCCATCCAAACAG GCTTTTGATGCGGGTGTGAAATTAATTGGTGCGACAAGTCACTTTGTGACTGAAGAACTTGATTCGGGGCCTATTATTGAACAAATG GTTGAAAGAGTTTCTCACAGAGACAATTTGGAGAGTTTTGTGCAAAAATCAGAGAACCTTGAGAGGCAATGCCTTGCAAAAGCTATGAGATCATACTGTGAACTGCGAGTGTTGCCATATGAGGAAAACAGGACAGTTGTATTTTAA
- the LOC108470176 gene encoding uncharacterized protein LOC108470176, whose amino-acid sequence MTLDDGSYLKGNWDKRIELLDKVIKKLKDPQFLLERLTLLQQSSNTALSQYSVNEIHKAHLNSNQLDQNEVLHLDSNQSSRKEVLFLDDHIFFQILALDRLIWVLYRHLKGNFLNHAKDLFASIRRYEESYRSRKEELEQDQEFLKQAVQSMKYRADPLLNLKKMMELITTIVAVVNLESYDQVGGYFVVNLCTFERKARQLILGLPPAPLHSQAIICQEGQPDEMSLIINLLAERVENLKLPSQEMSYPLLIEQDLDFDIPMEDFMDDTCIIHSYKVFKRNGDVLNEIFENYPNIADNFRITHPDSQSFFMNSLAELYQKIKSEEEMLQQNDITNMLSMIQDEELQDIADMESKLQDLELSGLQLSGLKERLKEVRESKRLLQQINGRKAIENKARREREEAEQQLLAKLQKKRRF is encoded by the exons ATGACACTGGATGATGGAAGTTATCTAAAA GGTAACTGGGACAAAAGGATCGAGTTACTAGATAAAGTGATAAAGAAACTCAAAGACCCACAATTCCTGCTGGAACGGTTGACATTGTTGCAACAGTCAAGTAATACAGCTCTGAGCCAATACTCTGTAAACGAGATTCACAAGGCACATCTGAACTCCAACCAACTCGATCAGAATGAAGTTCTACATTTGGACTCCAACCAATCCAGTCGGAAGGAAGTTCTATTTCTCGACGACCACATCTTCTTTCAGATATTAGCTCTAGATAGATTGATATGGGTGTTATATCGACATCTCAAAG GTAATTTTTTAAACCACGCTAAAGATCTGTTTGCGAGCATCCGAAGGTACGAGGAGAGTTACCGATCCAGGAAGGAAGAACTTGAGCAGGA TCAGGAGTTTCTAAAGCAGGCGGTTCAATCAATGAAGTATAGGGCTGATCCTCTTTTAAATCTCAAAAAGATGATGGAACTGATTACTACTATCGTAGCAGTTGTGAACCTAGAGAGCTATGATCAGGTTGGAGGATACTTTGTAGTTAACTTATGTACTTTTGAAAGAAAGGCGAGGCAGTTAATACTCGGCCTTCCTCCAGCCCCACTTCATAGCCAAGCG ATCATCTGTCAAGAGGGACAACCAGATGAAATgtctttaatcataaatttactGGCAGAGAGAGTAGAAAATTTAAAGCTGCCCAGCCAAGAGATG TCGTATCCTCTCCTAATAGAACAAGATCTTGATTTTGACATTCCTATGGAAGACTTTATGGATGATACCTGTATCATCCACAGCTACAAGGTCTTTAAGCGTAATGGCGACGTGCTGAATGAGATATTTGAAAACTACCCTAATATTGCAGACAATTTTAGAATTACCCACCCAGATTCTCAAAGCTTCTTTATGAACTCGCTAGCAGAATTGTATCAAAAGATAAAAAGTGAGGAAGAGATGCTCCAGCAAAACGATATCACAAATATGTTGTCAATGATCCAAGACGAGGAGCTACAAGATATCGCAGATATGGAGTCAAAACTCCAAGACTTGGAACTCAGTGGTTTGCAGCTTTCAGGGCTAAAAGAAAGGTTGAAAGAGGTCCGTGAAAGTAAACGCTTGCTACAACAGATCAACGGTAGGAAAGCTATCGAAAACAAAGCCAGGCGGGAGAGAGAAGAAGCCGAGCAGCAGCTGCTGGCCAAGTTACAGAAGAAACGAAGATTTTAG